A window of Dysidea avara chromosome 1, odDysAvar1.4, whole genome shotgun sequence genomic DNA:
ccattttattgcttctctttTATCTATAGTAGCAagggagtggacagccaaagtttcagctttttgtgatgaatagtcttggagttgtAGCAATAGACAGTTGAAGCAGGAAAAAATTTAATTGcctgtacagcaacaatacagcaaataaattataGGTGCTTATTTAATTAATCACAACTCACAACTAAGACATGCTGTGAAGATGgggtttggctcagtctgttcatTATGAACTAGCAAATGGATTAAGGTATAGTGTTTCCTCGTATGCCTttgtgtggacaaagaagaaggccacaTTTCAACAATGAATGATGTCGGCAAACTATAATAAGTGCTTATAACTCATGTGCCTTATGCTGTACAAACAGAAAACAAAAATTTTCTTACTTTCCATGAAAAGGTAAATCTGAAggtatataggttttattagtttgagctttgtttcaatTCATGCCAAAGCGAGTAAAATGTTCGTAAAAATTTATGTACTTTTATTCGGTACATTTTATCTGCAAAATATACTTTTGTGAAAACGGCTAGTTTTTGTTCAGCAGGTCACATCTTTATAATTTGGTGTGCATGTGGTACACTCTGCAATTGTGTGTGTTAACTACATTCATTGTTAGTTtggattttgtttgtagcatttGGCAATGACTGGAATAGTGTTGCCTCAAACACCACCATGGTTGATGTCACACTTGGTTCTTACATTTTGTTACCATGTAACCCTCCAATGGCCAACCCAGCTCCAATGGTTAGTTGGACAATCAATTCATCACCAATAGACATTTCTACTACTGACAAGTACAAGGTGTTACCATCTGGTGATCTGATTGTTGGAAATGTTGTTATGAATGATATTGGTGATATGTATCGATGTCAAGTGGTTAACAGATTGATCTTTGAGACTATTGATAGTCCTTATTCTTATCAACTAAGACAAGTTGGTAAGTTATGTGTGTAGTTGTGATTGACTTGTTTAATGGGTGTTGTTTGTTTAGATCGTTACAGTGAAAACCTCACCATCTATAACACACTAGAGAATACAATGTTACAGATTGGGTCTAATGCAGAACTTGTTTGTCTGGCTATTGCTAATGATATCACTAGGTTAGACTATTTTGTTCGTAAAGCTGGATTTCTAGATTTAGATAGCAACATGAGAGGACCAATGTCAACTACAAATACTAATATTGATCGTCGTCATACTTTGTTTATTGATGGAGTAAGAGGAGATAATGCCGGAGAATATGTGTGTTCAGTGAGAGATTTTGTTACGGGATCTACTATGCAATTGCATGTAGTTCCATTTAATATTTCAGTGTTTGGTGAGTATATCAAATACAGTTTGAAATCATATTTTGTAGCAAAGAGCAGACTTCATTAGTGATGTGGAACATGCATGTTGATGCATATTTGAAGCATTGTATTACTAGTTAAAGTACCACCGCAAGTGCGATGTGGAAAAAATAACATGAGGGGGTGGGCAAGAGACTATtacagcacgaggtgaagccaaATGCTGTATTAAGCTCAAGACCACACCAGAGTGCTATTTTTTCATATTGCACAAacatggtggtgctttaactggtttaaagtgctttctggtTGTCTTTGCAGAGCTCGAATTGACAGCCTGTCATTTTCTGACACTAAAGCCACAATGACCGACCAAATTAATAATGGTCTGACATTCTTGCCTATCAAAAATAAGCATTTAAAAGCATTGTGTATGTAAACTGGTTACTATTATGGACCGATGGCCAATCATGTTACATTTTGGTCTGTCGTTTTGACAGATCATGTAAGAAACTTTACATTGAGGGGCACTTCTTTGTTTGGAGCTGTAGATTCTGTTAGTTTTTAtataccgtaaatcaggaaaattttgacagaAAATTTTCATCTATTTTAATTTCGACGCTACATATTTTCGTCGCTTGCATAATCGACAAAAGTTTTTCATGGAATAACTAGCTATACATATTTGTATGCGCGAACTATCCATATAatagttaaaaataatttgtcattttaattttcATCAATACAGCCAGCGACGAAAATTTtttgacaatgaaattttgCTGATTTACGATAGccatcagacgatcagtaagtgtccatatatagtacaagtttggtcTTAAAACAATTAGATGACATCCTACTTCTGGTGATTTAAAATGTTACACACAtgatcaacagtgctgtattttctgtacacagtGCTGTAATTTTCTATCAGTGCagtatggaaataatagcatTCTTTTTCTTTTGATCTTTTGCCCACGCAAGTGCTTTAAAATAATCATTTTCTAGTGGTGTCTAGTGAAGATCAATGGCACACTAAGTTTCTAACATGACATTAACCAGTGTTCACGTATCACATTTCGTTTAGTAGTCTGCTGCAACAAAGCAATGACTTATAATTAATAGGGTGTGTGCAGGTAGCCTTTCTTCATGTAAAAAATAACATTTGAAGAATTTTTGTTATAATACGCACGTATTTACACATTGTAATGAATTCTTTGTATTGTAGCGTTAAGAGCTTTGCAGAGATAGTCACAAAGAGCTTTCAGTGAATCAATTAGACAACGTTATTCAACTTCACTATTAAAAACATTGACTTACCAAAAAGTGATACAAAAGTTATTTTTGTAAATCAGTGAAACATTGCACCATGAAAATTAATGTCAACAATAGTATGACAAATGCAACACCTGCTGAAAAGGTAATTTTCAAGGttttgtacatatcaatttCTAAACTGAGAAGTGGGTTTCTCAGAGACAGCATTGACTTAGCATGTGTATatgaataaataattaataacagTTAGCAAGTGGCAAAAAGCTTCAAAACTGGTCTGTCAGTTTGCAGTTACATATCCTCTTACACAGTAAAACTGTTATTCTCTATAGCTCCTCCAATGATCACCTCATCTCCTGATGACATCACAATGTATACTGGGGACTCCATTCCTATACCATGTGTAGTTACTGGCTTACCTGCTCCTTCAATATCCTACCGTGTAAACATCAGCATGTTGTCAGTGACTGGTGGAATGTTAACTAATGTTAGTGTTACTGATAGTGGAGCATACCAGTGTTTTGTTGAGAACATCCATGGTGTTGTCACTGCCTCCTGGACGATAACTGTGAGAGATCCTAGTGAGTGTGTCTCAGTTAGTCCTGTAAATGAAGATGTTGTACAAGTATAATATGTTATTTATCACCCTATAGCTGCACCAGTGGTAATCAACATGTCTGGTGATGGTACTGTACCTGAGTATGGTGACCTTGACATCTTTATTGAAGTTAGTGCTGATCCTATGCCATCAGTTAATTGGCTACTAAATGGTGTCAACATTAATTCATCAGATAGACAGATGTTTACAATGAGGTAACATCATTACTGTTTAGTGCATATTACATTTAATGCTCACCACACATACAGACAATTCAACACTACAGCATGTCCAGTCACTTACCTACTAGAACTAAGTGTGATCAATTTTACTGTAAGTGATTCAGGCCAGTATAGTGTAGTTATTACCAACAGAGCTGGTACCACACAACCATCCTTCACTCATCTCTTGGAAGGTTAGATAGATCACATGATGTCATTACTTGTATCATGTGATCCCCACAGTACCAGTTGCAGTTACAGAAGTGAAGGGTGTTGGTGAAAGCTGTATCATTAGAAATGAGAATACCAAATTGACTTGCTTAGTTACTGGAGTACCCACACCGACTATTCAATGGTTTAGGAGTGGTGGTGATGATAACAGGGAAACTATAACAACTGACAGTAAATACACAGTGATGGATAACATCCTAATAATAAACAATGTCAATAATGGTGATGCTGATAGATATGGTTGTACTGCTTCTAACATGGTTGATGGAATGGAAAGAACTGCTACCACTGCAGACACGTTTTCTGTGTGTGGTAAGTCTGACATTTTGATATGGCAAGGAAGTATTGAAAACTAATACCTTATGTGTTGCAAAGTTTTAGCTACttgtaaacaattatacaaGGATTTGTGGTATTTTGTCGTCAGGTTGGCTGTACACACTTAAAAATATGAGGGCACCTGTGCACTTCATAATGGTCCCACTAGCATATCAGTTGATCAGGGACATTTTTGTTTAGTCTCTACTCTATAATACACTGGTTTAGTCTCTACTCTATAATACACTGGTTTAGTCTCTACTCTATAATACACTGGTTTAGTCTCTACTCTATAATACActggtttcactgtatgtacGTATCTAATAGTATTTTCATGGTCATATTGTAGATAACATATTCTTACTGTAGACAAATTTGATGGTGCATACATAAGTTGTATTGATTTGAGGCTTGTATTCACTGTGTACCAAAGTGATTAAGAGTTGCTTAATTCATTATATAGCATGTATACTTTTACCCAGTATATTTTGATATGTATATGACAAGTTTTCACTTAGCTGGTCACAAATGTTCAACGAATCAGAAATGTCACTTAGTTTGTTTGCAGATCCTGGATAAGATGACACTTTTAGCGATAATGTTTGTGGGACTATTTTATATGAAAGGTGAATTGCAAAGAGTCAGTGGTTAATTGTCGGAACCAAAAAAGCACTTGCCATGTGTGAACATTAATTATTGCCTAAAGCAgtatttgtatgttgcattgtTTAGCCTGTAGTCTTTGCAAGAAGACAAGCAGACCAAAAATTTAGTTTTGCAATTTATAATAGTGGTACGTACTTCTgtaaagttttttttgtttttgttttaaaTTTGACCAGGAAACAAAGGCAGTGAAGTGAATGAACcactaccataatttgcttgtaaaaaattttttgtatgcaaagtttgtacgaaaatttcttgcacgaaaattttatacaagatcgaactactgtaatagaacagtcgttttttttttttttaaagcattgaaaacaattttttaattttttgttattaaaatgtacacATAAACAGTTCAATCAGACAAAGGGAGCTTTCCCTCACACACCGCCAGAGAGAAGTCTGTCAGTTCTCTCTGGGGCTGACCAGCAGTAGAACGGCTGCCACGAAGAcacataatagaacagtctttaacgtaaatcatacgaaataattttatacacaaatttttatcatgaaaaatttttgcacaaaaataaagcaaattacatttTGACAATTTTGTGCTGCATACGTACATGACATACATTGAAACTTCGTGcagtgtggtcattgtggtcaTTGTTGTCATTGTTGTCATTGTGGTCATTGTTGTCATTTTACCACCACAGCTTTTCCAATGGCCAGTATAGATCAAACAACATTAGACCAACCAATAAATGTTGGTACAAGTGTGAGAATTACATGTTCTGGTAGAGGTGATCCTCCGCCTTCATATATGTGGTTTAAAGAGGATAAGAATGGTAAGTACGAGGGATACCATAACATCATAAAAATGTTACAGGTCACCACTTGCACTTGTGTAACAAAGACTATTACATCACTGTAGTACTCAGCAATGAATAATCACCACATGTCGTTTACATGTTTGAATGGGAACCAGTCCAATATGTGGACTGAATAAACAATGATACACATACCGGTATTTCGTGTGAATGCACATCATGTGCTTGCATATTCATGTGCAACTAACTACCACTGTATTGTCAGAGATAATAtggttggatgaagaagaagacaagcagcctgattgaagataaaagaaaagacaaggtgcagagggcacacactagttggaaccccaaaaggcacatcacACTGGTGTATttattattgtggcgtaaaatggtggccgtgcactgcttcgtttggcctcgtGACTGTTGTCAGGCAgccaggcagtcagtcagtctaaaattcaagttttggcatttaaaaaaaattctatatccaaccacctgtaagtgttttgttgtatttaatgctgttttatgtattatatggactagtaccaTTCCGTAAAGGTGCTTTTCGtcttgtaagatatctctaaggtgattttaaaggcagaattttgggtggcacaCGAAAATTTCACCaggattcctacttaaatggtatgaccgtaccatttgataatgacagcctttgatctgcccacacaCCATACTACAATGTATAACGTAACTACTTAAAATCTACTAAGTTAAACAGAATTATGTCTTGTGCACTTCAACAAAAGCttttaaagaaaaaaataatGTGGATTTTGTAACTGTGTCTTTATTTATACATACAACTTTTCTTCTTAGTGCTCAGTTTTATAGCATGTTAATATAGATTGCATAAAATTTGTTTGATTATGTgaatttgtcacattgtaataattattgtatgtaGATGTCATGACTATTGTGAATTCCCTAGTAAATACACCATGCTATGTTGTTCCTGTACTTATTGCTATCATACAGGAGTTCGTACTAATCCTATGGAGCAAGGCCATATTCAAATGGGAGAATTTCGTACTAATAGTAATACGGATAGTTTCCTTGAATTTTCTATGTTAATGAGGAATGATTCAGGCACTTATGTGTGTGTAGTCTCTAACAGTGCTGGAACTAGAGAAACCTCCATTGTCTTGGAAGTTGAAGGTATGTGTACTGTGTAGAGTTCAAGGGTAAAAACTGGGTCGAATCTTCTGGCTGACATTTAGTTTAGGGTCTCTTTTGATTGATTAACAAACACATAAAGCCAAACTGAGTTACAGACTTGAGAGGAATTTTTTGACCAGGCGCATACGAGAACCATTCACTCTCTAAACCGGATTGTGCATGCAATGATAATTATGCTTACTAGGGTGATGAAAGTAAGTATCCTCAAGGTATTTGCCTGGTGAAACACGGAGAatatgcaaataattaaaatgtgGGACCAATTTTGAATAACCAGACAGCTCTATTTGCTGCTGAAATTTCAATTGCATAACAAAGTTATGCAtgccttaacccttaaacctgcataggCCAGAAAACTGCCTTAAATACAtgtgccttgcacaaagcgctgtaactttcaatagaggtgtaccaataaagATTTTTCACTTGTACTGATATCTGATCAATCTATACCTTAAAAAGCTGATACCGATTATATTGATCCaatcagtgtatatatatatatatatgtactagataaagcactgccgtgAGTGCTATACAGGAAAcatagcacgaaaagagtgggcgagagacaaatatagtatgaggtgaagccgagtgctatatttcatcttgagaccactctttgagtgctatatttcctgtATAGCATGAGCAAAAGGCAGTgcttatctggtatagagaactgtcaacttgaggtacacacaagacacaccaaacaattagaaactcacagagTAGTGTTATCATCGATAGAATAGGCATTGCCCCTGTGTTTCGCCTGCGTTGCACTGCACTACGCCTTCATTAGTtgttttgtgagtctagtctgTCTTCTCAATActaaaagtttttgattgtggtactttaataagcatatttccgtgatattcctaggactcatcCGTTTATTTGAACAAAACGTAGTAAGAATGTTTGCCGCTGCTGACCATAAGCAAtcatcatcgaaatcttcaaggttgtctataaattaaatccagtggttttgctcttactggttgggttgactggtcagccagtgcagtcaggctatcagcctacactggtttggttgattggttgttggctagttttggcctcactgttTAGCATTAGGGAAAAACTCATGATATCATTTTGATCCTTATTACATGACAtaaattgcgtagccataggatggatgcttTTGAAAGTTAGAGATGCactgataatcggatcggtgaTCAGATCAGGCCAATTTTTTGGGCCcacttttattatttttataaaattaaagAGAAGAGGTTCCATGGATAGTAGAGGGCGCTAATGCACCCTCTACTACCCAGAACCAATTCTCATGATTCTAGTAGTCCAAAGTTAGGTCAGTGTTTGGGTTCAGCAATACCTTTATCCCAGTTGGGTTAGGGTTTGGTTTTAGCTATCTTCCTTGTTATAGGCTAGATcactattaattattgtcttgtTTTAAAGTAGTCAAAAATTTAGGGGACTGGcagctagcagcagtagcacagtggttaggAATCTGGTGTTTCAGTAGTGGTGTATTGAGAAAAGGTAGTGGGTTCAAGCTCAGAATTATCCAAACATTTTTTTCTGTTTTTAAGTTAAAGTCAAAAGTGGGCCCCAAAAAATATTAGCTTGGATTGGTTGCCGATATGACAATTTATACCATATCGGTAATTGGCACAAATGCTCAGAGAACCAATATTGCTGCTGATAGTTTACATGGCAAATATGAGTATCATTACTTGCAGCAatgaaaagcctttttgctcactacaaacaaatagaaagcctctctatACAATTCCATAAAAGCGCTAAGTTACTAGAAGCCATACAACTGCTCGTGTAAATACTGTTATTTGTGTTTACCCAGATATCTCTTCTGAAAACGGTAGCTAttacactttaacaataaagAACTATCCCACAGGAAAGCTAAACTGATAATAGTagccatcttgataactaatcaaacTAATccagacaagggagcatgtactaaaatatttgtggtgcctaattgtctatAAATAACTTTTTGGCAAGGACACACACagaccctttacatacctttataaaatgattcATACGGTGGTTGTTCCTATCAAGGTCCGTTCATTTCGCCATAAAggtttctatcaggccatatatgactcacgtcAGTAAActcacaatcgaaattaaagaTGTGGCAAGAATTTCAAAACACGGAGATGTGACTCTCTGTCGTTCagcgcttcataacaagtaagctgctgtagttacagtgttcatttaacatTGACTTTTGAACAATGTGTTGTTTTAGactataagaattaagttattCCACCTATCATCACCATGAGTGCTGATGTTGcatgtgtaaacacgcattccccTAAAGTTCTTTGCAGGTTTAAGAGTTATAGAACAAAtccaataattattttcatattGTTTATATAAAAATCTTAACTAAACAGTATGCCCTAATGAAAGACATTGTAAACTTTGAAGGAATTCAACGTTGTGCCACCCAACACATCTTGAATGATTACACCAGTCAGGGGCtagtagccaggattttttgaatgGGGGTTCCAACaacagtattgagttaccagaagcaggggtctgggggcacagcccccagctgctgagagactttcaacattttaattactgaattaaaactcagcaaattgctatatttaagcaaaaagtacattaattataatgcatataagtgcccctgggatgaagctagacTAGATAAAACTACTTAGTGGAAACAGACAACATAACAGATGATATGACATAGAAACACattatagtaatctgtaagtgatagttatctcactagTATGGGaaccataaatccactgatacaaatgtcatgacatacaatcaaaacattataactatgcaaatatgcatagcatgaatttatTTTGCacaacacaagtgataaattacaagtgataaattactggagttctatatctttaaataGTGCACACCAAAACTACTGTAACAGCAGGATAAGGTCACGCTCAGTTTTGCTTTTAATGTTAGAATgcctgaaaaacttcatatggatatggatatttacatgcatagagtatacctgactgctctattagagtatatacctggctgctgtattagggtataTCTATCTTTTTaccaagttttgaagagggctcatgctACCTCTGTGAATCCTTCTCTGAGAGataaatgcaagctttatcaattgtgctgtgccattactcACTctttttgtcctgccacactaaatggtgtgttagggtcctgcttgcagaagtctaaattttacaggcggggttcctgaaccccttggaaccccctCCTACGCCCCtgccagttgttataaagacTGTTTGATAAATCTGAGGCTCCTTTCTTTAATGTACGTATTTGAATTACAGGACACACTGTTTGCTATCAAATCCATCAAGTTACAAACTAATCAGTTCAACATCAATAACTACATCATTTTCAACGCTACTAATACTAGATCAGGTGCCAGCAACAAATTCTTGTTACCTCAACATCTTAATATTCTAATTATTTTCATCATTTGCCATCCCCGGAGAATTTCATGCCAGTTCTGAGAAACTTTGATGAGAATAGCATAGATAATTAGTgtcttagcaaagtagaacagggaCGTACTGATTATAGTTGGCATGGTTTAATCGCTTTCGTTTCTTAATGTACTGCTTtgctgtgtaagttctttgtataCTAAAgtatttcattctatgaacactgATGTACTGGACTGTATGTCCAGCTTGTtacaattgagattggttgcttacacacatacatcaatCATTAGAATTAATTTAGTTTAACAGATCCCACAGTTCTGAGGAGCGAGCATTGAAACTTCTGTATGAGCAGGCCgatattgcaattctggcagcttgaaccatgaataattgaaagtttttgcaaagggaatagaagaacGCCCATTGTATGCTGCAATACTGAATACAGGAATAATTTACAGTGAAAAAGTTAATgaatatctgtagtataactggtgcaaagtgtAACTGGTGCAAAGTGTAACTGGTGCAATGTTTAATTTgacttctaataaaacagttcaagcctgaaatttagatactctaatagagcagtcacgtaatcTAGTAAAGCAGTCAATTTTGAGCCTATTTTTTTGCTAATGTGCTTATGCatgtttagcataattattacCAGATacttttgaaagaattttcattttcaaagacAGTAGTTGGAATTTGCTTAATAGATATTCTCCCCTAAAAGGGAagttttcattttaaaataacaattggCAAGAGTGAACTCATGCTGATCACTAAGTGCAATTTTTTTGCACCAGATAAACTtgcaccaacaagttaaaattgatatatacacaatcttgaaaattagtatccactgtaaatccaatgaaaatttgCTTTCCAGTGACAGAATGATTGTATATCAGACAtattcagtgctggccactgtaaagctttattaataataatattcaaaTAATCCAAAGATTGCCATTGTCGATGAACTGATTCTTATCCAAAAAAAAGCAAAGGACATTTGGCACATCTAGCCAAGACATTTTTAATGACTGGCCTACAAGTAACTGCTTTAAGTATAAAGTTGGATTAAGGATCAAAAAGGTAAAGAAACAATTGAATAGCTAAACAGTAGTGACACAAGAGATTGCCTATATACTGTAGATGTACTAGTGGGCAATTAATCTGCagtatataggcaacctctcttactgtttagctattctcttgtttctttacttatttgatccttaatccaactttctacttatttgtttactgtttttataacataattatgactggtggaccCACACATATGTTACATCAAAAGGAGGACAGGCACCTGACAAGCCATATGTCTGgacacatgccccaactatcagttatgtagctacaggGAGGTAGCCATGACACTTCATTTTCATCTACAGTATGCTTTGCCCATTACTCAACATTGCAAACAAAGATCAGCATGAGAAGCATCTCAACAAGTAACCATATTgcttatggaaaatacagccatGGGGAAACCGTATCACGACATAATAtagcatgaattgacaccttgcattgtcagtgaagagaactggaacacaaaggaggacaaaggcaagtccatgatgcatgtatatatcgTATGTTGCCCAAATCAAACCTgtatgtcaagttatgcttggcagggagcatcagtcagtaagtcagtcagcataaaaccTTATTGAATAGAAAAGTTTAAATgctgtagaaacttgttggaagaatTTGGAGTTGACATTTTGGGGCTTGGCTGtgtctaaccaatgctgccaagctgtcacgaagggaaattgagactggttttagggtgatattttgaactGGAAAAGCTgaattctgcatgatccctaatatacagtataatactgtatgatgcattgaaaatgacaacagtgacattgctgatgattgttatgtatatatgtacatacgtgCATAGCCATGATGTCTTCATATGCAGCTATACCCTACttctcaatgttaataattcacttattcactttgtttcatACAATAACTATTTGCTAAATAAATTGCTTTTAGGTTTCTTAGCACTTTAGAGGTCATTAAGTAATGGATTCTATATGGGTGTGAGAACACAGATATGGTGTTTGTTGCTATATTCACTGTCAATGAGAGGCTGATATATTATGAAGACATTTGCACCATACAATATAgactgctattttcaaactgctCATTGCCTACCATGCAGGCATCTGTATACAgtaaatgtaagcattgattTTCACTGATCTCCGTGCATTCTCCAAGCTTTATGCTCCGAGCTttatgtaggcccataaatttGAACAAAGTTATCTTTGACATATATAGTTAACCTGACTATGTCAATGCATACCACCAACTGACAAAAGTGCTCTTGGAACCAGTCAGGGTGAAATCATAGTTGCCAATTGTTAATTAACAAAATTACCTTTCAGGGgagaatattttatgtaaaTTCCAATCATTCTTTCAAGCCTAGAATTAActaatctcctgaaatttatgccCAACATAAGTACACCTAGCTAGGACTcacaaaagtgactgctacattagaaaTATGGACTCAAAAGTTGACTTTTATCaaagtaagtgactgctctattagagaactCAATCTTTTCTGCTGTTtttaggcttgaactgtttctgtggaagccaaactaatactttgcaccagttatacatATACCTCATCCaattaatctggaatattccacaattctttttgctaaaatttattcctgagttattgcagcataatggacgCTCTTCTATTCCATTTGttaaaacttttaatttttcatgattaaCTATGTCACCTCTAGTGAatagagatgtaaaaatgtcaccagagaatttgttgagttcattaATGAAGTTTTATGTCAGATTAAAATTGGTATATCAggaatttcttactttattggctgccattttgaaatttaaaaatgctggccttgcaggaatctgtgcaaatgtaaactatgattttcagattctccatgctctaagctttctgaAAATATATAGTTTCCTAATCCccataaaatttgaacaa
This region includes:
- the LOC136241016 gene encoding cell adhesion molecule Dscam2-like isoform X2 yields the protein MKRPLTVLLWLIVMATPMILGAVPPGSAPQFTTEPEDRVVVAQRNNENAIESFPCNYDGPNITVTWYRNDVVVPADSSHIIHDNGTLEITAIVVGVDTTTDGVRYHCVLSNEVGSIRSRPALIQLASFGNDWNSVASNTTMVDVTLGSYILLPCNPPMANPAPMVSWTINSSPIDISTTDKYKVLPSGDLIVGNVVMNDIGDMYRCQVVNRLIFETIDSPYSYQLRQVDRYSENLTIYNTLENTMLQIGSNAELVCLAIANDITRLDYFVRKAGFLDLDSNMRGPMSTTNTNIDRRHTLFIDGVRGDNAGEYVCSVRDFVTGSTMQLHVVPFNISVFAPPMITSSPDDITMYTGDSIPIPCVVTGLPAPSISYRVNISMLSVTGGMLTNVSVTDSGAYQCFVENIHGVVTASWTITVRDPTAPVVINMSGDGTVPEYGDLDIFIEVSADPMPSVNWLLNGVNINSSDRQMFTMRQFNTTACPVTYLLELSVINFTVSDSGQYSVVITNRAGTTQPSFTHLLEVPVAVTEVKGVGESCIIRNENTKLTCLVTGVPTPTIQWFRSGGDDNRETITTDSKYTVMDNILIINNVNNGDADRYGCTASNMVDGMERTATTADTFSVCAFPMASIDQTTLDQPINVGTSVRITCSGRGDPPPSYMWFKEDKNGVRTNPMEQGHIQMGEFRTNSNTDSFLEFSMLMRNDSGTYVCVVSNSAGTRETSIVLEVEEPGEGNDDEDFPLWAIIVAAVGGATILFVIVILIIFLVRYRITSKKYGVSQNAPCGSGPRGRDEDDDDQTYDPQYESLPAPRPMRPPEYKPTPEYPSSVAARTPVPYGGSMMEMQKDMIDGIQQPRYDDFLSSDGQFV